From the Anaerolineales bacterium genome, one window contains:
- a CDS encoding prepilin peptidase — MTLAWAIIGFGLGGLVCYLADVLPTQRRLAKPVWLPFSFAKFFDYLKLPRNAAVLFLLTLLAVLLFVFPVNAFPGYQLLLVGAYFALVIVIDIEHRLVLHMVSLGGALLLGAIGQQWVGLTRVLLGGAAGFGVMLALYLLGDWLGRLLARLRGRAWQDTALGFGDVTISGVIGVLLGWPSVLSALFFGVLFAGAFSLLYLIWAMAQRSYTPMMSFAYAPFLCLGAMTTIVLAIF, encoded by the coding sequence ATGACGCTGGCTTGGGCGATAATCGGTTTTGGGTTGGGGGGATTGGTTTGCTATCTGGCGGATGTTTTGCCCACGCAACGCAGGTTAGCTAAGCCTGTTTGGCTGCCCTTCAGTTTTGCCAAGTTCTTCGACTATCTCAAGCTGCCGCGCAACGCGGCCGTTCTTTTTCTGCTCACTCTTTTGGCAGTTCTCTTGTTTGTGTTCCCTGTGAACGCTTTTCCAGGTTATCAGCTTTTGCTGGTGGGTGCGTATTTTGCTTTGGTGATTGTCATCGATATTGAGCATCGCCTGGTGCTGCACATGGTCAGCCTGGGGGGAGCGCTCTTGTTGGGAGCGATAGGCCAGCAGTGGGTGGGCCTCACACGGGTTTTGCTGGGCGGCGCCGCAGGCTTTGGGGTCATGTTAGCCCTGTATCTGCTGGGCGATTGGCTGGGACGCCTTTTGGCCCGGTTGCGCGGCCGGGCCTGGCAAGATACCGCCCTGGGCTTCGGCGATGTGACCATCTCTGGCGTGATCGGGGTTTTGTTGGGTTGGCCCTCAGTGTTGAGCGCGCTATTTTTTGGCGTGCTGTTTGCTGGCGCGTTCAGCTTGCTCTATCTGATCTGGGCGATGGCCCAGCGCAGCTATACGCCAATGATGTCCTTCGCCTATGCACCCTTCCTGTGCCTGGGTGCCATGACCACGATCGTTTTGGCCATTTTCTAA
- the trxA gene encoding thioredoxin encodes MANEPIHVTDDAFEQTVLKSETPMVVDFWAPWCGPCLQIAPTLDKLAEEFAGQLVIAKVNTDENPSWAQQYGVQGIPTMLFLSDGKLVHRQVGAVPEPMLRDLFQQFVSVVKEEKAA; translated from the coding sequence ATGGCAAACGAACCCATTCATGTAACTGATGATGCCTTTGAGCAGACTGTATTGAAGTCTGAAACGCCCATGGTGGTGGATTTTTGGGCACCCTGGTGCGGACCTTGTTTGCAGATCGCCCCGACCCTGGATAAGCTGGCCGAGGAATTTGCCGGCCAACTGGTGATCGCCAAGGTCAATACTGACGAGAATCCTTCCTGGGCCCAGCAGTACGGCGTGCAGGGCATCCCGACTATGCTGTTCCTGTCGGATGGCAAGTTGGTACATCGCCAGGTAGGCGCCGTGCCGGAGCCAATGCTGCGCGATCTATTCCAGCAGTTCGTCAGCGTGGTCAAGGAAGAAAAAGCCGCTTAA